Proteins co-encoded in one Scomber scombrus chromosome 14, fScoSco1.1, whole genome shotgun sequence genomic window:
- the LOC133994288 gene encoding alpha-1-antitrypsin-like protein GS55-MS, which yields MMRAVLSIWILSAVICVATGKRSKDDIKVKHQAGKDIALDSSADSISLVASANKEFAYHLYRKLAAHADSQGKNIFFSPISVSVALAALSVGARGETHRQIFSGLGFTNPILTQTVVDQVFHMLLKWANNASTKDTSQGTAVFLDNSFKPKLEFLDVLKKSYFADGIEVDFTKTKESANTINKYVEEMTNGKINKLVEDLNPNTVMYLISYIYYKGTWQTPFDPKLTKEDMFTVDEKTKVPVQMMNREEDFDTYYDPAIKTSVLSLPFNSTSSMLLLLPDDMATLEKAISPKHITKWLKSMKSRTYDVYLPKFSIKTTYSLNDALTEMGMTNMFGAQAELSGISEGQKLAVSKVVHQATLDVDEAGATAAAATGLDIVPLSLHHIPVLKFDRPFMVLIIEPSTEHVLFMGKIINPNI from the exons ATGATGCGTGCAGTCCTGAGTATCTGGATCTTATCAGCAGTGATCTGTGTGGCCACAGGTAAACGCAGTAAAGATGACATCAAGGTAAAACATCAGGCAGGAAAAGACATTGCACTGGACAGCAGTGCTGACAGCATCTCACTGGTGGCTTCAGCAAACAAAGAGTTTGCCTACCATCTGTACAGGAAGTTAGCAGCTCATGCTGACTCGCAAGGCAAGAATATCTTCTTCTCGCCTATTAGTGTGTCTGTTGCCTTGGCTGCCTTGTCTGTTGGAGCACGGGGGGAAACCCACCGGCAGATCTTCAGTGGTCTGGGTTTCACCAATCCCATACTGACGCAGACAGTTGTGGATCAGGTCTTCCATATGCTCCTTAAATGGGCAAATAATGCATCTACGAAAGACACCAGTCAAGGGACCGCTGTGTTCTTGGATAACAGCTTCAAGCCAAAGCTGGAGTTCCTGGACGTCTTAAAGAAGTCTTACTTTGCAGATGGGATTGAAGTTGACTTCACCAAAACCAAGGAGAGTGCCAATACTATCAATAAGTATGTGGAGGAGATGACCAATGGGAAGATCAATAAGCTGGTGGAAGACTTGAACCCAAACACAGTTATGTATCTCATCAGCTACATATACTACAAAG GAACGTGGCAAACTCCATTTGATCCTAAGCTCACCAAGGAGGACATGTTCACAGTTGATGAGAAGACCAAG GTTCCTGTCCAGATGATGAACAGGGAGGAGGATTTCGATACCTATTATGACCCAGCAATTAAAACATCGGTGCTCAGTCTTCCCTTCAACAGCACTTCCTccatgctgttgttgttgcctGATGATATGGCAACACTGGAAAAAGCCATTTCTCCAAAACACATCACCAAATGGCTTAAGTCGATGAAGTCCAG GACCTATGATGTGTATCTTCCAAAGTTCTCCATCAAGACTACTTACTCCCTGAATGATGCGTTGACTGAAATGGGAATGACCAACATGTTTGGTGCTCAAGCAGAATTGAGCGGTATTTCAGAGGGGCAAAAACTGGCTGTGTCAAAG GTTGTGCACCAAGCCACTCTGGATGTTGATGAGGCCGGAGCCACTGCTGCAGCAGCTACAGGCCTCGACATTGTCCCTTTGTCCCTACATCACATCCCTGTCTTGAAGTTTGATCGGCCATTTATGGTCCTGATCATTGAGCCCAGCACAGAACACGTCCTCTTTATGGGCAAGATTATCAACCCAAACATCTGA
- the uimc1 gene encoding BRCA1-A complex subunit RAP80, whose translation MALRRHINKDVPSESQQMDEDGQDDDELDDGDDKDEFSTSLLSTLSTRGTRRKEREQKSKPKEMTEEEMMDLALRLSEQEASVTALQQQEEEEAVMKAIQESMSQSQPSPSSQTQILLPAAEASLRLCSRRKLLYSNGETEPASEERSGAKKPRGENNNRNKKRKRKEEEEGSRLSPLPELPDLSQSQKISSQVSSCSSESVCVLLDSPQSCDSTQIDDCHLGKSPVFPLTGCRAEVLVPRLDPDTLQTCRSSGFVLCSQDSSSPTQKSPSAQRTSPTFPKIPGGVALPESTAPRKSPVFSETGDGEQSPEYLKSPVFGRNTQHETLPSACKASSENSGFMFSSQESLCSSVRPTSCRSRSPVFVASLKSPVASETERGPDGPTERRRDVDPDPAELRESSRDENPANDFKDASVCLQQDRKTDLNPDGRSKESSVPIQSDADKLKETSADWNCAAESELTSDMTLHWSEEDDDVTPVGSPSPVFPEERLVHQADDQPAASMNHVTTAASPGTNGPNRGSVDDQNSSNKRISLRPSTSTSSSTSTQPQPFSTTEQEPQQPISSQGGEGRGAAGGSTVHYYWGIPFCPRGLDPDSYTQVILAQMEVYEKSLKEAQRSLLRKAEWGDPILPEPEKPPSPESPPAESSQQLVPRRRCLRLRNRKFNAAADSPPGGTAEEEEDEKKEEERGKRGEEEEEERNERQEGGGPVDTDDCEVCPETQLSDNDSTQDLMIAANDRAELQPKSPEKPEVEVILQVDSPAGDETQGEKEMMEVDAPAVTEPEGNNPVSSQKETKEEEEEKEERVDPDVEEIKDRRLQRSDSPELELLVVPQSAENNVDCPICQRSFSVTDIEWHAAYCDGEERAEAESRVSLKPRRKRTRKATEEPTDRSDAARSQEKCFICHKAVPLREYSRHTELCIQQQATKSTGKGNLLSALQHTESRDSEAGPSGSRLQTGDVIDLRDDDDDDEEEEEGKEEGGGTGQRFRISDSPIRSFTPISEAGGCLINFRKQPPAKKPSQRRR comes from the exons ATGGCTCTGAGGAGGCATATCAACAAAGACGTTCCCTCTGAAAGCCAACAGATGGATGAAGACGGTCAGGACGACGACGAGCTCGACGACGGAGACGACAAG GATGAGTTCTCGACATCTCTTCTCTCAACGTTATCAACAAGAGGAACACGCAGGAAGGAGCGGGAACAAAAGTCAAAACCCAAAG AGATGAcggaggaggagatgatggaCTTGGCTCTGCGTCTGAGCGAGCAGGAAGCCAGCGTCACTGcgctgcagcagcaggaagaggaagaagctgTGATGAAGGCCATCCAGGAGAGC ATGAGCCAGTCTCAGCCGAGTCCGTCCTCCCAGACTCAGATCCTGCTTCCTGCAGCCGAGGCGTCGCTCAGACTCTGCTCCCGACGGAAACTCCTATACTCCAACGGAGAGACGGAGCCGGCATCAGAGGAGAGATCAG GAGCAAAGAAACCCAGAGGTGAGAATAACAACAGGAACAAAAAgcggaaaagaaaagaagaagaagaaggaagtcgtctctctcctctgccgGAGCTGCCGGATTTATCTCAGAGTCAGAAGATCAGCTCTCAGGTTTCATCCTGCAGCTCCGAGTCCGTCTGTGTGCTGCTCGACTCTCCGCAG AGCTGCGACTCCACTCAGATCGACGACTGTCATCTCGGTAAATCTCCCGTCTTCCCGTTGACCGGCTGCAGAGCCGAGGTTCTGGTCCCTCGTCTGGACCCCGACACGCTGCAGACCTGCAGGAGCTCCGGCTTCGTGTTGTGCTCTCAGGACAGTTCCAGCCCGACCCAAAAGTCTCCGTCTGCTCAACGCACGAGTCCAACATTTCCCAAAATCCCCGGCGGCGTCGCTTTGCCCGAGAGCACGGCGCCTCGTAAAAGCCCCGTCTTCTCAGAGACTGGAGACGGTGAGCAGAGTCCGGAGTATTTAAAAAGTCCGGTGTTTGGCAGGAACACTCAGCATGAGACGCTTCCAAGTGCCTGCAAAGCAAGCAGTGAAAACTCAGGGTTCATGTTCTCCTCTCAGGAGAGTTTGTGCTCCTCTGTGAGGCCGACTTCCTGCCGCTCCAGGAGCCCCGTGTTCGTAGCATCACTGAAAAGCCCCGTCGCCTCGGAGACGGAGCGAGGACCGGACGGACCGACGGAGCGGAGACGAGACGTCGATCCTGATCCTGCAGAGCTGAGAGAGTCGAGCAGGGACGAGAATCCAGCCAACGACTTTAAAGATgcttctgtgtgtctgcagcag gacagaaagacagatctTAATCCAGACGGCAGATCTAAGGAGAGCAGCGTGCCGATCCAGTCAG atgcaGACAAGCTGAAAGAAACATCTGCAGACTGGAACTGTGCAGCTGAGTCTGAGCTGACCAGTGACATGACGCTGCACTGGTCTGAAGAGGACGACGATGTGACG CCGGTCGGCTCTCCCAGTCCGGTCTTCCCAGAGGAGAGACTCGTTCACCAGGCAGACGACCAACCGGCCGCCTCCATGAACCACGTTACGACTGCAGCTTCACCAGGGACCAACGGACCCAACCGAGG GAGTGTCGATGATCAGAACAGCTCGAACAAACGCATCTCACTCAGACCTTCTacctctacttcttcttctacgTCTACGCAACCGCAGCCGTTCTCCACCACAGAGCAAGAAccacagcagccaatcagcagccagGGAGGCGAAGGTAGAGGCGCAGCAGGCGGGTCGACGGTTCACTACTACTGGGGGATTCCCTTCTGTCCGCGAGGCCTCGACCCCGACTCATACACACAG GTGATCCTGGCTCAGATGGAAGTGTATGAGAAGAGTCTGAAGGAGGCTCAGAGGAGTCTGCTGAGGAAAGCTGAGTGGGGAGACCCAATCCTGCCGGAGCCAGAG AAACCACCGTCACCAGAGTCGCCTCCCGCTGAATCATCTCAACAGCTCGTCCCTCGAAG GCGATGTCTCCGACTGAGAAACAGAAAATTCAACGCGGCAGCCGACTCTCCTCCAGGCGggacagcagaggaggaagaggacgagaagaaagaagaggaacgagggaaaagaggagaagaagaggaagaagagaggaatgaaagacaagaaggaggaggaccGGTGGATACTGATGACTGCGAGGTTTGTCCAG AGACGCAACTGAGCGACAACGACAGCACACAAGATCTGATGATCGCCGCCAACGACAGAGCAGAG CTGCAACCGAAAAGTCCCGAGAAGCCCGAAGTCGAGGTGATTCTCCAAGTCGATTCTCCAGCCGGGGACGAGACgcagggagagaaggagatgaTGGAGGTGGATG CTCCAGCCGTAACGGAGCCGGAGGGAAACAATCCCGTCAGCAGCcaaaaggaaacaaaggaagaggaggaagaaaaggaggagagagttGATCCAGATGTGGAGGAGATAAAAGACAGACGGCTTCAGAGGTCTGACTCTCCTGAGCTGGAGCTGCTGGTCGTCCCTCAGAGCGCCGAGAACAACGTGGACTGTCCCATCTGTCAGAGATCCTTCTCCGTCACGGACATCGAGTGGCACGCGGCTTACTGCGACGGAGAGGAGAGAGCCGAGGCCGAGTCCAGAG TGTCTTTGAAGCCACGAAGGAAGAGAACAAGGAAAGCTACTGAAGAGCCGACCGACCGCTCCGACGCTGCCAG GAGTCAagagaaatgtttcatctgTCATAAAGCCGTTCCTCTGAGAGAGTACAGCCGACACACGGAGCTGTGCATCCAGCAGCAGGCGACGAAGAGCACAGGG AAGGGAAACCTGCTGTCGGCTCTGCAGCACACAGAGAGCCGAGATTCAG aggCCGGTCCGTCTGGATCCAGGCTGCAGACCGG agaTGTAATTGATCTGCGggacgacgatgatgatgatgaggaagaggaggaagggaaggaggaaggtggAGGTACGGGACAACGGTTCAGGATCAGCGACTCTCCCATCAGATCCTTCACTCCCATCTCAGAAGCCGGCGGCTGCCTGATCAACTTCAGAAAGCAGCCGCCGGCCAAGAAGCCGAGCCAAAGAcgaagatga